From the genome of Amia ocellicauda isolate fAmiCal2 chromosome 14, fAmiCal2.hap1, whole genome shotgun sequence, one region includes:
- the LOC136767338 gene encoding uncharacterized protein LOC136767338 yields MRPVMVCDVCLSSFPQSRGASSAAELFRCSLCSGFVAPPMMQCRAGHLLCAPCRKSWRCRWSCPTCRGLLKPPMRNTALEQVASTIGLSSESCSADITTAISTHGEELAALFVCPVCFEYVQPPMLQCRAGHLLCNECRPRVSSCPCCRKPLAPKCRNVAMETLAAMVPFPSEPDALGDDFIAAFGGAQTAEQLPAPSTDDLVVQEPRFLSYLRHSGLDDGRSSDPHDVVLLLLSCVLWQLCPLCDADREQLHRWVSLESQLVEQALRLVEGSPDRDDIYLRLREGPTPHSHTKPLYDVVTPALRELRRLLPLDLSLDALSESQDLQLSMASVVVRNLLRYGNPYGGRRVRHLVALRHLRHGQDALPSTSSSVPRVAQAPAPAEGVDAGLLHGLVPELRSPESGGPQEHRGARERQASAQTAPSDVGDKRASLPVVLEPLSASLPSLMPAGALEPSNTEAPTAAANPSRWQRVHSIFARLLAAVSQMRWERREPEETPVEKDPHDEACVTWEASERDTQTSKAIQKRASKCRSELALKQNLSIQSTPQQRLRAGGQ; encoded by the exons ATGAGGCCAGTGATGGTGTGTGACGTGTGTCTGTCCTCCTTCCCGCAGAGCCGCGGTGCCTCTTCCGCCGCGGAGCTGTTCCGCTGCTCGCTGTGCTCGGGCTTCGTCGCGCCGCCCATGATGCAGTGCCGGGCCGGGCATCTCCTGTGCGCACCCTGCCGCAAGAGCTGGAGATGCCGCTGGAGCTGCCCCACCTGCCGCGGCCTGCTGAAGCCGCCGATGCGCAACACGGCCCTGGAGCAGGTGGCGTCCACGATCGGCCTTTCCTCCGAG TCCTGTAGTGCTGACATCACCACCGCCATATCCACCCACGGGGAAGAGCTGGCGGCCCTGTTCGTGTGTCCGGTGTGTTTCGAGTACGTGCAGCCGCCCATGCTGCAGTGCCGGGCCGGACACCTGCTCTGCAATGAGTGCCGGCCGAGGGTGAGCAGCTGCCCGTGCTGCCGCAAGCCGCTGGCGCCGAAGTGCAGGAACGTGGCCATGGAGACGCTGGCCGCCATGGTGCCGTTCCCCTCCGAG CCTGACGCCCTGGGAGACGACTTCATTGCAGCTTTTGGAGGGGCTCAGACCGCAGAGcagctcccggctcccagcacAGATGATCTGGTGGTCCAGGAGCCGCGGTTCCTCTCCTACCTGCGGCACTCTGGACTTGATGACGGACGCAGCTCTGACCCTCACGACGTGGTCCTGCTGCTCCTGAGCTGCGTACTGTGGCAGCTGTGCCCCCTGTGCGATGCAGACCGGGAGCAGCTCCACAGGTGGGTATCGCTGGAGAGCCAGCTGGTGGAGCAGGCGCTGCGTCTGGTGGAGGGGTCGCCGGACCGCGACGACATCTACCTGAGGCTGAGGGAGGGGCCGACCCCCCACTCTCACACCAAACCCTTGTATGATGTTGTCACTCCTGCTCTGCGGGAGCTGCGGCGGCTTCTTCCCCTGGACCTCAGTCTGGATGCCCTATCTGAGAGCCAGGACCTACAGCTAAGCATGGCCAGCGTGGTGGTGCGGAACCTGCTGCGCTACGGCAACCCCTATGGGGGCAGACGGGTGCGTCACCTTGTGGCGCTGCGGCATCTTCGTCACGGCCAGGATGCCCtcccctccacctcctccaGTGTGCCGCGTGTGGCCCAGGCCCCGGCCCCAGCGGAGGGTGTGGACGCCGGGCTGCTCCACGGACTCGTTCCAGAGCTGCGCAGCCCCGAGAGCGGCGGCCCACAAGAGCACAGAGGGGCCAGGGAGCGGCAGGCCAGCGCCCAGACAGCACCCAGTGATGTCGGGGACAAGAGGGCGTCTctgcccgtggtgctggagccGCTGAGCGCCAGTCTGCCCTCCCTCATGCCTGCAGGGGCCCTGGAGCCGAGCAACACGGAGGCGCCCACTGCGGCCGCAAACCCCTCCAGGTGGCAGAGGGTCCACAGCATCTTCGCTCGGCTCCTGGCCGCCGTCTCCCAGATGCGCTGG GAGCGCCGTGAGCCAGAGGAGACCCCAGTCGAGAAGGACCCTCATGACGAGGCTTGCGTGACCTGGGAGGCATCTGAGAGGGACACGCAAACCAGCAAAG CAATCCAGAAACGTGCCTCAAAATGCAGGTCTGAACTGGCTCTGAAGCAAAACCTGAGCATCCAGAGCACACCCCAGCAGAGGCTGAGGGCCGGGGGCCAGTGA